GCCGTCCTCTATGACTTCGAGGACGAGCTCGATCTCGAATCTCCCTCCGGCCCCAAGGGGCGAAACGCTCCATACCGCCCTATCGGCGGCTATCTCCGGCCTGAGAGACGAGCTGATGTACGAGGTCCTCGGTGGGAATACGTCCTCGACGGTTATATCCTCGAGGGGAGCGTTCCCGTCGTTGGTCACTGTGATGGCGTACCTGACCTGGCTGGAGTTCTTATCGGCCTCGCCGATCTTGGATATGGATAGGTGGGGGTGGTCGTACTTGGGGACGCCGGAGAGGACGATCTTCCTCGCCACGGAGTAGTCCCCGGAGTAGACCTCGTCGTAATCGATGAGGGGCAGGTCCCCCTCCCCCTCAGAGCCGGCCCCTTTGGACCTGTTGGCCACGACGACCCTGTACCGGGCAGCTCCGGAGAAATCGGCCTCCGATGATAGATCGTTCAGCCCCCGGAAGGTCGCCTCCCGTTCGAGCCGGTCGATGGAGTAGTACTCCTCGCCGATGTAGCTCACCCCCTCCGCCCTGGAGTAGATCCCCTCCTTCCATCTCATGGCGGCGTTGATATTCGTGGAGTTGGTGAGGTTCAGGGACGCAGGGGCGCTGGTGACGTTGATATCCTTGGCGATGTAGTTGGTGCCGGTCTCGATGATCTCCTCGGATTCGTAGGATCCGGCCCCGGCCTCGTAGGACCTCTGAGATGACCCTACTCTTCTATCTCCGACGACGAGGCCCGAGCCCGAAGCTGACTTCTCGTAGGAGACGCCCCGGCCGTACTCGTCGACCCTCTGGAGGACCTTGAAGCTTCCTGCATAACTCTCTTCCATCTCGAAGGTGGGTTTCGATCTCGGGCCGGAGGAGTTGGACGGCATCTTGAAGAAGCCGAACTGGGCCACCCCATCGAACTCGGCGTCTATCTCCATCACCGACTCGTTCCTGTCGAGGAAGATCCTCGACTCCCGGTCGATGGAGGTGGCGTACCGGTAGGATTCGGTCATCGAGGCTCCAGTGACGCGGTTTTTGGCCCTCGCCTCCTGGCTCCATCGGGACGAGTAATCGAGGACCCTCCCGTTGTAGAGGCCGAGGGTGGTGGGGGCGTAGGCGGCGGAGACCTCCTTCTCCATCGAGATGGACTTATTCTCGGTCCTCATCCGGAGGACCTCATCGCTGTCGTATCTCCCGGAGCCGTGCTCCCGGGTGGAGAGCTCCGTACCGGCCTCGGAGACGAGGACGGTCTCTGTATCCGTGTCCGTATTGTTGGTTTTGTTCAAATCCGTGGCCGTGACGACGTTGGTGAGGGTGTACGATGGCGGTTCCGTATTGTAGTCGTTCGCGACCTTGACGAACCCCTCCCCGGAGACCCCCTGCTCCATCTCGAAGGTGAACTCCTTCCTCAGGGTCTTGATGTGGAGGATGATGGTGGCGCAGGTGGTGTTGTTTCCACCAGGTAGTGTCAAATTCCACTCCTGCCACCGATCGCCGATCTTCAACGGCCGGGGCTCGGCACATACGAACTCCACCGGCCGGTCGAATAGGTCTCGAACATTCACCCGCGTCCCCGCCGGGCCGCAGACGGTGATGTTGTACGTCACCTCGTCCCCCGGCCTCACGGCCTTCTGGAGGGCGGTTTTGGTGACGGTGAGGTCTGATGGTGGCTTCGTTTTATTATCCGCCCCGGTTACATTGACCACGGCGGAGTCCTCGGCGGAGACGGGCTGCTCGCTATCGTCCATCTCGCTTACCGCCACCCCCGTCACCGTCGCGTTGTTGACGACCCGAGGAATGTCTTCGGGGAGGATAGTGTAATCGGCGGTCCCGACGGCGATCTCGCCGGGCTTCAGGGCTGTCCTGTTCAGCTCGATGAAGCGGTCGAGCCGATCGTCGTACAGGAGGAGGCCTTCGACGGGGGCGATCCCGACGTTCTGGACGACGAAGGAGTAGGTAACCACCTCCCCCACCGTCACGTTGGTCCTGTCGGGGGTCTTGATGAGGTCGATATCTGCAGCGAAGGCGTAGAGGGGTACGGTGGCGGTATCCTCATCCGCGATCTCGTCCCCCTGGGGGTCGGTGCCGGTCACCGTCGCTTTGTTCTCGATGGGGCCCGGCAGGTCGGCGGTGACGACGGTGTAATCGGCGGTCCCGCCGGCGGCCTCGTCGGGCTTCAGGGTCGTCCTGTTGAGGTCGATGAGCCGGTCGAGGCGGTCGTCGAAGAGGGTGATGTTCGCTATGGTGGTGCCGCCGACGTTCTCGACGGCGTAGGAATAGGTGATGACGGTCCCGACGGCTGCCGGTATCGGTGATGCCACTTTCGTCAGCCTCAGCTCCGAGAGGTAGGCGACGGTCACGTCGGCGTAGTCGGAGTCGGTGACATCACCCCGGTCAGATCTGCCGGCAGCGGTTACGGCGTTTCGGAGCCGGAACTGCTTCTCCTTGGGGATCCCCGGGGTCCTCCGGTAGTCCCTCTGGATCACCTCCCCCGTCGGGTCTACCCTCTCGATGAGGGTGTCTCCGGTCTTGTAGTCCGTCACCGTCCTGGTCCTGTACCCGGGGGCCGGAGTATCGTAGTCTATCCTCAGCCTCTCCAACATCGAGACCGATAGGAGGCTCTCGGCGACGAGGGCGCCGTCGGCCCCGTACTCCGAGGTGAGGACCGAGTCCATCTCCGGGTTGTAGTACTCCGATCTGGTGATATTTCCCGCGGCGTCGACGAAGAGGACGAGCCGCTCATCGGTGGCGGGGCGGGTGTAGTTTTTGACGAGAACTCCCGGAAGGTCCCCCTCCCGCTCGTCGAAGACGACGCCTGTCGATCCTGGATCGAACCTCCTCGATAGCTCGATCATCTTCGCCATCTCCACCTCCAGCCTCACCCTCAGCCAGATCAGCCCCTCGATGGTATCGGCGAGGCCTCCCCGGCCGACCTGCTGGACCCAGAGGACCTCTTCTCCGGCCAGATCAGCACCCGTGCCGAGGTCGGAGGATCCGAGGACCGTCAGCCCCTCCGCCGACGGGGCGGACGTTGGTATATCCTCCCCGATCTCGGCGACGACCAGGATCGTCGTCTCGTTCCCGGGTCCCAGAGCTCCGAGGCCATCCCAGAAGATCTCCGTCGTCCCGTCGGCGTTCTCTATGACCCTGTCGGGGGCTGGGGAGGCGGAGATGTAGCTCATCCCCGCGGGGAGGGTGTCGTTCACCTCGAGGGCCAGGGGGACTTTCCCGGTGTTTCTCACCACGATGGTGAAGGTGACCTCCGTATGCGGAACCCCCGCGGTCGGTGACGCCGTCTTGGTGACCTCCAACCCGGGGTTGAGCTGCTCAGGATCGGTGTATTCGTTGGTGATCATTACCTGCTTTACAGCATCAGTCAGCCCATCTATGATGAAGGGAGACCCCTCGACGGTGACCGTCCAGACGAGGCCGTTCTCCTTCTCGGAGACGTTGTAGACTCCCGGAGCGAGGTCGTTCCAGGCGAGGACCCCGCCATCGGAGCCCACGGTTTTGCAGCTCTTCCAGGACTCGTTCTCGATGCAGATCTCAAAACCGGTATCAACGAGCGCCCTATGGTCAAAGGGATAGCTGCTCCAGTTTACGA
The sequence above is drawn from the Methanothrix harundinacea 6Ac genome and encodes:
- a CDS encoding DUF7507 domain-containing protein; amino-acid sequence: MEMETNSLLMGSDRITRRSGKRGAISPFTFALLLIIFLLFPGVYAEVPAAYYAGETYTFTTDLDPDLFIFDWEASCCSDPACCDDPSCCGTKSCGSHEGASGHQFVWTAPDVNCPTNVTVSVLAGVKAYPACNGLALINLTIQPQTCSITVIKETEPLGDPEAFNLRLSYGPTEFTLAGGEAETFGGLPPGSYVIGEEEALGWDLSSIGVEGAASAQYSSDATSWHDDFSSGDGFIKVTIAPGETARVNFTNIKLGSIVVGKVTEPKGSGEVFEFEASYADQKILLKDGETNASVLLVPGTYTIEEIIPEGWTLADINGAASIEGSKATVNLGPGETATVNFTNIKLGSIVVGKVTEQKGSGEVFEFAASYADQKILLKDGETNASGLLVPGTYTIEEIIPEGWTLADVNGAASIEGSKATVDLGPGETATVNFINKRGGSVEVTKVVNWSSYPFDHRALVDTGFEICIENESWKSCKTVGSDGGVLAWNDLAPGVYNVSEKENGLVWTVTVEGSPFIIDGLTDAVKQVMITNEYTDPEQLNPGLEVTKTASPTAGVPHTEVTFTIVVRNTGKVPLALEVNDTLPAGMSYISASPAPDRVIENADGTTEIFWDGLGALGPGNETTILVVAEIGEDIPTSAPSAEGLTVLGSSDLGTGADLAGEEVLWVQQVGRGGLADTIEGLIWLRVRLEVEMAKMIELSRRFDPGSTGVVFDEREGDLPGVLVKNYTRPATDERLVLFVDAAGNITRSEYYNPEMDSVLTSEYGADGALVAESLLSVSMLERLRIDYDTPAPGYRTRTVTDYKTGDTLIERVDPTGEVIQRDYRRTPGIPKEKQFRLRNAVTAAGRSDRGDVTDSDYADVTVAYLSELRLTKVASPIPAAVGTVITYSYAVENVGGTTIANITLFDDRLDRLIDLNRTTLKPDEAAGGTADYTVVTADLPGPIENKATVTGTDPQGDEIADEDTATVPLYAFAADIDLIKTPDRTNVTVGEVVTYSFVVQNVGIAPVEGLLLYDDRLDRFIELNRTALKPGEIAVGTADYTILPEDIPRVVNNATVTGVAVSEMDDSEQPVSAEDSAVVNVTGADNKTKPPSDLTVTKTALQKAVRPGDEVTYNITVCGPAGTRVNVRDLFDRPVEFVCAEPRPLKIGDRWQEWNLTLPGGNNTTCATIILHIKTLRKEFTFEMEQGVSGEGFVKVANDYNTEPPSYTLTNVVTATDLNKTNNTDTDTETVLVSEAGTELSTREHGSGRYDSDEVLRMRTENKSISMEKEVSAAYAPTTLGLYNGRVLDYSSRWSQEARAKNRVTGASMTESYRYATSIDRESRIFLDRNESVMEIDAEFDGVAQFGFFKMPSNSSGPRSKPTFEMEESYAGSFKVLQRVDEYGRGVSYEKSASGSGLVVGDRRVGSSQRSYEAGAGSYESEEIIETGTNYIAKDINVTSAPASLNLTNSTNINAAMRWKEGIYSRAEGVSYIGEEYYSIDRLEREATFRGLNDLSSEADFSGAARYRVVVANRSKGAGSEGEGDLPLIDYDEVYSGDYSVARKIVLSGVPKYDHPHLSISKIGEADKNSSQVRYAITVTNDGNAPLEDITVEDVFPPRTSYISSSLRPEIAADRAVWSVSPLGAGGRFEIELVLEVIEDGGSLVNVVKATASAGNDTHLTASNFSVLEAGWLSCCPAEIFASKTGSVDPVLENIITYRLTVQNLQNETVVANIVDTLPSGLSLLGASVMPAEYDRSRGRISWVIADLNPREVRTIEYLVEARTRGRFLNVAEVEAYTLGGTELGIVSISAVVDVGDFEEAEEVPAGWMPPDWELKYSPMTYDMTCEGPG